A DNA window from Rossellomorea marisflavi contains the following coding sequences:
- the ade gene encoding adenine deaminase, giving the protein MKKTDLTRRIQAAAGTATADIVIKNARIIDVFNREIAEGDVAITDGIIVGIGNYQGKETIDAEGKWLCPSFIDGHVHIESSMVPPSEFAKVVLPHGVTTVITDPHEIGNVSGVEGIQFMLDDSENLPLDALTMLPSCVPATPFENSGAELGADDLGPLFEHDRVIGLAEVMDYPSLRSASPGLIDKIALTSEYSRLVDGHLAGLPQEAINVYRAAGVSTDHECNTVEDAKARLRRGMYLLIREGSVAKDLKKLLPVVNERNVRRCLFCTDDKHLDDLVEEGSIDHNIRLAIGEGMDPLMAIQMATLNAAECYGLYTKGAIAPGFDADFLLLDDLNALRIASVYKGGRLVARDGETLSINGGNITPPMSLADTLHFPDVAAEDLSIRMDGGSTANVIQIIPNQLQTIKRVETVDTAGGIFSVSIEDDQLKMAVVERHHATGNIGLGIVKGFGLKAGTIATTVAHDSHNLVAVGTNDSDLLAAIKALRDMKGGLVMVKDGSVIASLSLEIGGLMSSAGHVEVLKGLEELNTSLKDIGFTGDFNPFLTLSFLTLPVIPSIKLTDLGLFDVDEMKHIPVRAEG; this is encoded by the coding sequence ATGAAAAAGACTGATTTGACAAGACGGATACAGGCAGCCGCCGGTACTGCCACGGCTGATATCGTGATAAAGAATGCCCGAATCATAGATGTATTCAACAGGGAGATCGCAGAAGGTGATGTCGCGATCACAGATGGCATCATCGTGGGAATCGGAAACTACCAAGGAAAGGAAACGATTGATGCAGAAGGGAAGTGGCTCTGCCCTTCGTTCATCGATGGTCACGTGCATATCGAATCATCCATGGTACCGCCATCGGAATTTGCAAAAGTGGTCCTCCCCCATGGTGTGACAACGGTCATCACCGACCCGCATGAGATCGGGAATGTCTCAGGAGTCGAAGGCATACAGTTCATGCTCGATGATTCAGAAAACCTTCCACTTGATGCGTTGACCATGCTGCCATCCTGTGTACCTGCAACGCCATTTGAGAATTCGGGAGCGGAACTTGGCGCTGATGACCTTGGCCCACTCTTCGAGCATGATCGCGTCATCGGGCTTGCCGAAGTGATGGATTATCCTTCCCTGCGATCAGCCTCCCCCGGCCTTATAGACAAGATTGCCTTGACCTCTGAGTACAGCCGTCTTGTCGACGGCCATCTGGCCGGTCTTCCCCAGGAAGCCATCAATGTGTACCGTGCAGCAGGCGTATCAACCGACCATGAGTGCAATACAGTGGAAGACGCAAAGGCAAGACTCCGACGGGGAATGTACCTTCTCATCCGTGAAGGGTCCGTGGCGAAGGATCTGAAAAAATTGCTACCTGTAGTGAATGAACGGAATGTGCGCCGTTGTCTGTTCTGCACGGACGACAAGCATCTTGATGATCTCGTCGAAGAAGGAAGCATCGATCACAATATCCGCCTGGCCATCGGTGAAGGGATGGACCCTCTCATGGCCATTCAAATGGCCACGCTGAATGCAGCGGAATGTTATGGTCTCTACACCAAGGGGGCCATCGCACCTGGATTCGATGCCGATTTCCTCCTTCTTGACGATCTAAATGCCTTGCGCATCGCTTCTGTCTATAAAGGAGGGCGCCTGGTTGCCCGGGACGGGGAGACCCTTTCCATCAATGGTGGGAATATAACCCCGCCCATGTCATTGGCCGATACCCTCCACTTTCCTGATGTAGCGGCAGAAGACCTTTCAATCCGAATGGATGGCGGCAGCACAGCAAACGTCATTCAGATCATCCCGAATCAGCTTCAAACCATTAAACGGGTCGAGACCGTGGACACAGCCGGAGGTATCTTCTCCGTTTCGATTGAAGATGATCAATTGAAGATGGCCGTGGTGGAGAGGCATCACGCAACAGGCAATATCGGGCTCGGCATCGTCAAGGGCTTCGGACTGAAGGCAGGGACCATTGCTACGACGGTTGCCCATGATTCACATAATCTTGTTGCCGTCGGTACCAACGATTCCGACCTGCTTGCCGCCATCAAGGCTCTGCGCGACATGAAGGGCGGACTTGTAATGGTGAAGGACGGATCGGTGATTGCATCCCTCTCCCTTGAGATCGGGGGATTGATGTCCAGTGCCGGTCATGTAGAAGTACTCAAGGGGCTGGAGGAGCTTAATACGTCCTTGAAGGATATCGGATTCACTGGAGATTTCAATCCTTTCCTCACCCTGTCCTTCCTGACCTTACCCGTCATCCCGAGCATCAAGCTCACCGACCTCGGCCTGTTCGACGTCGATGAGATGAAGCATATCCCGGTCCGTGCAGAAGGTTGA
- a CDS encoding DUF4397 domain-containing protein yields the protein MKKLFAMLVAVLMTFGVSGAAFAADGDAMVRIVHASPDAPAVDVYVDGNAVVEGAEFKAATDYMELPAGDHKVEIFAAGTKEDPVISQDLTVEAGMAYTVAAANTLENLELVVANDSMDVTEGKTKVRVGHLSPDAPTVDVGLKDGDALFEGAEFKAITDYQELDPGTYDLEIRTPEGEQVLDLSGTELAENTVYSVFAINTADKLEVLVLKDYTLMPGGMPETGMGGAADQNTMLPIVAAVAVLGGGALLFINRKKLFSS from the coding sequence ATGAAAAAGCTTTTTGCAATGTTGGTCGCAGTGTTGATGACGTTTGGTGTATCGGGAGCTGCTTTTGCGGCAGATGGAGATGCCATGGTGCGAATCGTGCACGCATCCCCTGACGCACCGGCTGTCGATGTTTATGTAGATGGTAATGCAGTGGTTGAGGGAGCAGAATTCAAAGCCGCCACTGACTATATGGAGCTTCCTGCAGGTGACCACAAAGTGGAGATCTTTGCAGCTGGAACAAAGGAAGATCCGGTGATTTCACAAGATCTTACTGTTGAAGCTGGTATGGCTTACACGGTCGCAGCCGCCAATACCCTTGAGAATCTTGAACTTGTCGTAGCCAATGATTCCATGGACGTAACCGAAGGCAAGACAAAAGTAAGGGTCGGCCATTTATCCCCTGATGCACCAACAGTCGATGTTGGACTGAAGGATGGAGATGCGTTGTTCGAAGGAGCAGAATTCAAAGCCATCACGGATTATCAGGAATTGGATCCTGGAACGTATGATCTTGAAATCCGCACACCTGAAGGAGAGCAAGTATTGGATCTTTCCGGAACAGAACTAGCTGAAAATACCGTATACAGTGTGTTTGCCATCAATACAGCAGACAAACTTGAAGTACTTGTATTGAAAGATTACACGCTCATGCCAGGTGGAATGCCTGAAACCGGTATGGGAGGAGCGGCTGATCAAAATACAATGCTTCCGATCGTAGCAGCTGTTGCAGTGCTTGGTGGAGGAGCACTACTATTCATCAACCGTAAAAAATTATTCTCTTCTTAA
- a CDS encoding class F sortase yields MKRIAVVLFIPLLLAACSNDPSTAPEADEPVQKVQAVKPAVQTANVQDDEQSITPESITIPSLDIDAPVKAFGLDKEGNMELPKNGKDVAWFSPGIRPGERGNAVLAGHVDDEKQPAVFFDLKNIKKGDRIILKGKDDEELVFEVKDKQAYLKDDAPLRKIFGPGDHIGLNIITCTGYFDHDIHNYVERLVVYTELVTDEKASG; encoded by the coding sequence ATGAAGCGGATCGCGGTTGTCCTGTTCATCCCGTTGCTTCTGGCCGCATGCTCCAATGACCCTTCCACTGCACCGGAAGCGGATGAACCCGTCCAAAAGGTACAAGCGGTGAAGCCTGCTGTTCAAACAGCCAACGTGCAGGATGATGAACAATCGATCACTCCGGAATCGATTACGATCCCTTCACTTGATATCGATGCCCCTGTGAAAGCATTCGGTCTGGATAAGGAAGGGAATATGGAGCTTCCCAAAAACGGGAAGGATGTCGCCTGGTTCTCACCTGGGATTCGTCCCGGGGAACGGGGAAATGCCGTCCTGGCAGGGCATGTCGATGACGAAAAGCAGCCTGCGGTCTTTTTCGACCTGAAAAATATCAAGAAGGGGGACAGGATCATCCTGAAGGGAAAGGATGATGAAGAACTCGTCTTTGAGGTGAAGGATAAACAAGCCTATCTGAAAGATGATGCCCCCCTTCGGAAGATTTTCGGGCCGGGAGATCATATCGGTCTTAATATCATTACATGCACAGGATATTTTGACCACGATATTCATAATTATGTCGAGCGCCTGGTCGTTTATACAGAGCTCGTCACAGATGAAAAAGCATCCGGGTGA
- a CDS encoding alpha/beta hydrolase: MKRRIIWLIGSLLALVVIVLGLAGNYIYDLAISRNSGVVQLYGGTDEAVEAVSALEEEQKRLEELRSWTSRQKFEQVSIQSDDGLTLKGLYLKNKYPNGKTVVLAHGYKGNSDQLPEVTRFYYRQGYNILKPDARGHGDSEGDYIGYGWPDRLDYVKWIDFLVKEKGEEAIFLHGFSMGASTVLMTSGEDLPPEVKGIISDSAYTNLEDELAHQLKYLYDLPAFPLVDATSIVTKIRAGYSFKEASAVEQVKKNDLPLLIIHGAEDELVPTEMATEIYKAAGGKKDMWIVPEAGHTEGFLVNETDYGTKVIDFVNEAMMEQEENN, from the coding sequence ATGAAAAGACGAATCATTTGGTTGATCGGTTCATTGTTGGCCCTCGTTGTCATCGTCCTGGGGCTTGCGGGTAACTATATATATGATCTTGCCATCAGCCGCAACAGCGGTGTTGTCCAGCTCTACGGAGGAACGGATGAGGCGGTGGAAGCTGTGAGCGCATTGGAAGAAGAACAAAAAAGGCTGGAAGAACTGCGCAGTTGGACGAGCAGGCAAAAATTCGAACAGGTATCCATCCAATCAGACGACGGTCTGACCTTGAAAGGCCTGTACCTCAAGAATAAGTATCCGAACGGAAAGACGGTCGTTCTTGCCCACGGATACAAGGGAAACAGTGACCAGCTTCCGGAGGTGACACGGTTTTATTATCGCCAAGGCTATAACATCCTTAAGCCCGATGCGAGGGGACACGGGGATAGTGAAGGCGACTATATCGGGTATGGCTGGCCAGACCGGCTCGATTATGTGAAATGGATCGATTTCCTCGTCAAGGAGAAGGGGGAGGAAGCAATCTTCCTTCACGGGTTTTCCATGGGGGCATCCACTGTCCTGATGACGAGTGGAGAAGATCTGCCGCCGGAAGTGAAAGGGATCATTTCCGATAGTGCGTATACGAATCTGGAGGACGAGCTTGCCCATCAGCTGAAATACCTCTATGATCTGCCAGCCTTCCCCCTTGTTGACGCCACTTCCATCGTCACCAAGATCCGGGCAGGGTACTCTTTCAAAGAGGCATCTGCTGTCGAGCAGGTAAAGAAGAATGATCTCCCCCTCCTGATCATTCACGGAGCTGAAGATGAACTGGTCCCAACGGAGATGGCAACGGAAATCTATAAGGCAGCCGGAGGGAAAAAGGACATGTGGATCGTCCCGGAAGCAGGTCATACGGAAGGATTCCTTGTTAATGAAACAGATTATGGTACGAAAGTCATTGACTTTGTCAATGAAGCGATGATGGAACAGGAAGAAAATAATTGA